In the genome of Actinomadura graeca, one region contains:
- a CDS encoding BtrH N-terminal domain-containing protein, translating to MRTIVPGVRAWRHDLAGCLHACAATLLEHRGVPALEALGSRWGFYYPPGDFRQEEYYFPCPPGVPLLSALAPYHRVSSRWHEPADARQGWADVRERVASGTPVAVAVDNFELPFRPAHRDVHANHLVIVYGFDDEAGTARVLDAVPPRFDGDLPLDVLAAARGSGNEARHERDMFFADSSVAHRWLEIAADDGTPGPPDPAALARWLRRNLDGFAAPDDGEPYEGLSGLTAFLRDAEARLAAGEKIADELFVVAGGALAATALHADLLAHAGRTSGLPVLGELGRTVARVAHHWTALRILAALTRDGDVTAGRLRRRHDALLGDTERALLRIESALPALDA from the coding sequence ATGAGGACGATCGTGCCCGGCGTACGGGCCTGGAGGCACGACCTCGCGGGCTGCCTGCACGCCTGCGCGGCGACGCTGCTGGAGCACCGGGGCGTGCCCGCGCTGGAGGCGCTCGGCTCCCGGTGGGGCTTCTACTATCCGCCCGGCGACTTCCGCCAGGAGGAGTACTACTTCCCCTGCCCGCCCGGCGTCCCGCTGCTGTCCGCGCTGGCGCCCTACCACCGCGTGTCGTCGCGCTGGCACGAACCCGCCGACGCCCGGCAGGGGTGGGCGGACGTCCGCGAGCGCGTCGCGTCCGGGACGCCCGTCGCCGTCGCCGTCGACAACTTCGAGCTGCCCTTCCGGCCCGCCCACCGTGACGTCCACGCCAACCACCTGGTGATCGTGTACGGGTTCGACGACGAGGCCGGGACGGCGCGGGTCCTGGACGCGGTGCCGCCCCGCTTCGACGGCGACCTGCCCCTGGACGTCCTCGCGGCCGCGCGCGGCTCCGGCAACGAGGCGCGGCACGAGCGCGACATGTTCTTCGCCGACAGCTCCGTCGCCCACCGCTGGCTCGAGATCGCCGCGGACGACGGGACCCCCGGCCCGCCGGACCCCGCCGCCCTCGCCCGGTGGCTGCGCCGCAACCTCGACGGGTTCGCGGCGCCCGACGACGGCGAGCCGTACGAGGGCCTGTCCGGGCTCACCGCCTTCCTGCGCGACGCGGAGGCGCGGCTGGCCGCCGGCGAGAAGATCGCCGACGAGCTGTTCGTCGTCGCGGGCGGCGCGCTGGCCGCCACCGCCCTGCACGCCGACCTGCTCGCGCACGCGGGCCGCACGTCCGGCCTGCCCGTCCTCGGCGAACTGGGCCGGACGGTCGCGCGGGTGGCGCACCACTGGACGGCGCTGCGCATCCTCGCGGCGCTCACCCGGGACGGCGACGTGACGGCCGGGCGGCTGCGCCGGCGGCACGACGCGCTGCTCGGCGACACCGAGCGGGCGCTGCTGCGGATCGAGTCCGCGCTGCCCGCCCTCGATGCCTAG
- a CDS encoding DegT/DnrJ/EryC1/StrS family aminotransferase: MSELAMLGGPRIVPRNRRIPRWPDLAPEDEEAVRRVVASGRYTAAAAGEKEIAGLERDWAEEVGTRHCVAVSNGTTALSLALAAAGVGPGDEVIVPALSFIATAITPLHLSAVPVFADVDPVTFNVAPKAVEAAVTPRTRAIVVVHLHGLPADLDELAATAGRHGLALVEDAAQAHGARYRGRAVGSYGDIGTFSLNVSKNLPTCGEGGLVTTDDDDLHRRVGMMRQFGEMLGGGGPRSYVSHVLGWNDKPNAVQCAFTRSRLGRFREENRIRDENVRHFLGRLGELPWLRGPEAPDDRTHAWHILRFMTDPEPFGLGPAHTGPVRAAVMKALRAEGVPATHYQLMPLPGQRVFRRPPIATEDHYRASDWPNTLEVIDGSFTIQKAHLSPKARPMLDLYADAATKVWENRDAIAREAREMDYRPPWQEAEEIAEQELPT, from the coding sequence ATGAGTGAACTCGCCATGCTCGGCGGGCCGCGGATCGTTCCGCGCAACCGCCGGATCCCCCGCTGGCCCGACCTCGCACCCGAGGACGAGGAGGCCGTGCGCCGGGTCGTCGCGAGCGGCCGCTACACCGCCGCCGCCGCGGGCGAGAAGGAGATCGCGGGCCTCGAACGGGACTGGGCCGAGGAGGTCGGCACCCGGCACTGCGTGGCCGTCAGCAACGGCACCACCGCGCTGTCGCTGGCCCTCGCCGCCGCGGGCGTCGGCCCTGGAGACGAGGTCATCGTCCCCGCGCTGAGCTTCATCGCGACCGCGATCACCCCGCTGCACCTGTCGGCCGTCCCCGTGTTCGCCGACGTGGACCCCGTCACCTTCAACGTCGCGCCGAAGGCCGTCGAGGCCGCGGTGACGCCGCGCACCAGGGCGATCGTGGTCGTCCACCTGCACGGGCTGCCCGCCGACCTGGACGAGCTGGCCGCGACCGCCGGACGGCACGGTCTCGCGCTCGTCGAGGACGCCGCCCAGGCGCACGGCGCGCGCTACCGAGGGCGCGCGGTGGGCTCGTACGGCGACATCGGCACCTTCAGCCTGAACGTCAGCAAGAACCTGCCGACCTGCGGGGAGGGCGGCCTGGTCACCACCGACGACGACGACCTGCACCGGCGCGTCGGCATGATGCGCCAGTTCGGCGAGATGCTCGGGGGCGGCGGCCCGCGCAGTTACGTCTCGCACGTCCTCGGCTGGAACGACAAGCCCAACGCCGTCCAGTGCGCGTTCACCCGCAGCCGCCTCGGCCGGTTCCGCGAGGAGAACCGGATCCGCGACGAGAACGTCCGCCACTTCCTCGGGCGGCTGGGCGAACTGCCGTGGCTGCGGGGCCCGGAGGCCCCCGACGACCGGACGCACGCCTGGCACATCCTGCGTTTCATGACCGACCCGGAGCCGTTCGGCCTCGGCCCCGCGCACACCGGCCCGGTCCGCGCCGCCGTGATGAAGGCCCTGCGCGCCGAGGGCGTCCCCGCGACGCACTACCAGCTGATGCCACTGCCCGGCCAGCGGGTGTTCCGCCGTCCCCCGATCGCCACCGAGGACCACTACCGCGCCTCCGACTGGCCGAACACGCTGGAGGTGATCGACGGCTCCTTCACGATCCAGAAGGCGCACCTCAGCCCGAAGGCCCGCCCGATGCTGGACCTGTACGCCGACGCGGCCACCAAGGTGTGGGAGAACCGCGACGCCATCGCGCGGGAAGCACGGGAGATGGACTACCGGCCCCCGTGGCAAGAGGCCGAGGAGATCGCCGAACAAGAACTTCCCACCTGA
- a CDS encoding AzlD domain-containing protein: protein MTLWPAIAAVAAINVLFKAAGPTTLGGRELPRPVLRVIAMLAPALLAALIVVEVAGPRWDGFDWTVTAGLGGALGARLLRAPELPAILCGVAVTAALRLAF from the coding sequence ATGACGCTCTGGCCCGCCATCGCGGCCGTCGCGGCGATCAACGTGCTGTTCAAGGCCGCCGGGCCGACCACGCTCGGCGGGCGCGAGCTGCCGCGCCCGGTCCTGCGGGTGATCGCCATGCTGGCGCCCGCGCTGCTGGCCGCCCTGATCGTCGTGGAGGTGGCCGGGCCCCGCTGGGACGGCTTCGACTGGACGGTCACGGCCGGTCTCGGCGGCGCGCTCGGCGCCCGGCTGCTGCGCGCCCCCGAACTCCCCGCCATCCTCTGCGGCGTCGCCGTCACCGCGGCGTTGCGCCTGGCGTTCTGA
- a CDS encoding AzlC family ABC transporter permease, with translation MLTASRSDVHLDGTPRQRLRSGVWSGLSLASASFALAVTFGATARTLGWDPLPTIVCSLVVFSGSAQFALVTALAGGGGTLPAVAAAALINARFIPMSVAIGPSLRGGPLRRALVGQAVVDGSWVVAHLGRGRFDLERMVGATLPQWPAWVTGTAIGVFLHPSPEVVDRFGLDVVFPAFFLLLLLEELRRSAAARRAAALAAVLAGVLVVWVPPGVALLGASVAALLGLLGSGGDPAEHTASAEHTPSAERDSKDAPGDTSDDTTEGRS, from the coding sequence ATGCTCACCGCCTCACGGTCTGACGTCCATCTCGACGGGACGCCGCGGCAGCGGCTGCGGAGCGGCGTGTGGAGCGGGCTGAGCCTCGCCTCCGCGTCGTTCGCGCTGGCCGTCACGTTCGGGGCGACGGCGCGCACGCTGGGCTGGGATCCGCTGCCGACGATCGTGTGCTCGCTCGTGGTGTTCTCCGGCTCCGCGCAGTTCGCGCTCGTGACCGCGCTGGCGGGCGGCGGCGGGACACTGCCCGCCGTCGCCGCGGCGGCGCTCATCAACGCCCGGTTCATCCCGATGTCGGTGGCCATCGGGCCGAGCCTGCGCGGCGGGCCGCTGCGGCGGGCGCTGGTCGGGCAGGCGGTGGTGGACGGCTCGTGGGTTGTCGCGCACCTGGGCCGCGGGCGGTTCGACCTCGAACGCATGGTCGGCGCGACGCTGCCGCAGTGGCCGGCGTGGGTGACGGGCACGGCCATCGGCGTGTTCCTGCACCCGTCCCCAGAGGTGGTCGACCGCTTCGGCCTCGACGTCGTCTTCCCCGCGTTCTTCCTCCTCCTGCTCCTGGAGGAGCTGCGCAGGTCGGCGGCCGCGCGGCGGGCGGCGGCGCTCGCCGCCGTCCTCGCGGGCGTGCTGGTCGTGTGGGTGCCGCCGGGCGTGGCGCTGCTCGGCGCGTCCGTGGCCGCGCTGCTGGGCCTGCTCGGCAGCGGCGGCGACCCGGCGGAGCACACCGCGTCGGCGGAACACACCCCGTCGGCGGAGCGCGACTCGAAGGACGCCCCGGGCGACACCTCGGACGACACCACGGAAGGACGATCATGA
- a CDS encoding sulfotransferase family protein produces MPAREASPSLLILWSAPRSRSTAFFRMMAERGDFDAVHEPFSYLAEFGRAELGGAPLTTEAELIGRLRERSREHPVFVKDTTDERYPGVLADEDFLARDAEHAFLIRHPSETIASYRRLNPGVERHQIGFEAQHEIFTAVRRLTGREPVVVDAADLVARPEATVASFCARVGIGFRPEALTWRAEQREEWTPSQRWHADAAASTGFRKSGPERGAEDVAAHPVLGDYLRHHLPYYEELHAHRLTV; encoded by the coding sequence ATGCCCGCTCGAGAAGCGTCGCCGTCCCTGCTCATCCTGTGGAGCGCACCGCGCAGCAGGTCCACCGCGTTCTTCCGCATGATGGCCGAGCGGGGCGATTTCGACGCCGTCCACGAGCCATTCTCCTATCTGGCGGAATTCGGCCGCGCCGAACTGGGCGGCGCGCCCCTGACGACCGAGGCGGAGCTGATCGGGCGGCTGCGCGAGCGGTCCCGCGAGCATCCGGTGTTCGTGAAGGACACCACCGACGAGCGGTATCCCGGCGTCCTCGCCGACGAGGACTTCCTCGCGCGGGACGCCGAGCACGCCTTCCTGATCCGGCACCCGAGCGAGACGATCGCCTCCTACCGGCGGCTGAACCCCGGCGTCGAGCGCCACCAGATCGGCTTCGAGGCACAGCACGAGATCTTCACCGCCGTCCGGCGGCTGACCGGCCGCGAGCCCGTCGTCGTCGACGCCGCCGACCTGGTCGCCCGGCCCGAGGCGACGGTCGCCTCGTTCTGCGCGCGGGTCGGCATCGGGTTCCGCCCCGAGGCGCTGACCTGGCGGGCCGAGCAGCGCGAGGAGTGGACGCCGTCGCAGCGCTGGCACGCCGACGCGGCGGCCAGCACGGGGTTCCGGAAGAGCGGCCCCGAGCGCGGCGCCGAGGACGTCGCGGCCCACCCGGTGCTCGGCGACTACCTCCGCCACCATCTGCCGTACTACGAGGAGCTGCATGCTCACCGCCTCACGGTCTGA
- a CDS encoding lysine biosynthesis protein LysW, which translates to MPKCSECSADVAVEDGAQENEIVQCAECGTELEVVRTAPVGLAPAPDVEEDWGE; encoded by the coding sequence ATGCCTAAGTGCTCTGAATGCTCCGCCGACGTCGCCGTCGAGGACGGCGCCCAGGAGAACGAGATCGTCCAGTGCGCCGAGTGCGGCACCGAGCTGGAGGTCGTCAGAACGGCCCCCGTCGGCCTCGCGCCCGCACCAGATGTGGAGGAGGACTGGGGCGAGTGA
- a CDS encoding RimK family alpha-L-glutamate ligase: MSPPAQTGTARTGAAWTGTARTGTAQSGATAWPRASEPGAAGAGAAAPVGLIASRVRLDEKRIMAALDRRAVPYERLDGRTCRYELDAAPPPWPVVLNREIGQVRAAYAAHGVEAGGGTVVNSAAAIELCGDKWRTSVALRRAGLPIPRTALALTPEAALDTIERIGYPAVIKPLQGSWGRLVTAVRDRHAAAAVLEHVAALPSPQSHIVYVQEFIDTPGRDVRAIVIGGRLVGAVYRSAGEAAGGWRANVALGATTERCAVTPELAELAEEAARVVGADIAGVDLLEERGERLLVLEVNSGVEFSGFQEAMGDTVDVADQIAGYVAACREGVWM; encoded by the coding sequence GTGAGCCCGCCCGCACAGACCGGCACCGCTCGGACCGGTGCCGCATGGACAGGCACCGCACGGACGGGCACCGCGCAGTCCGGTGCCACGGCCTGGCCCCGGGCGTCGGAGCCCGGGGCGGCCGGGGCGGGCGCGGCCGCCCCGGTGGGTCTCATCGCCTCGCGCGTCCGGCTGGACGAGAAGCGCATCATGGCCGCCCTCGACCGCCGCGCCGTCCCCTATGAACGGCTGGACGGACGGACCTGCCGGTACGAGCTGGACGCCGCCCCGCCGCCCTGGCCGGTGGTCCTGAACCGCGAGATCGGCCAGGTCCGCGCCGCCTACGCGGCCCACGGGGTGGAGGCCGGGGGCGGCACCGTCGTCAACAGCGCGGCCGCGATCGAGCTGTGCGGCGACAAGTGGCGCACGTCGGTGGCGCTGCGCCGCGCCGGGCTGCCGATCCCGCGCACCGCGCTGGCCCTCACCCCGGAGGCGGCGCTCGACACGATCGAGCGGATCGGCTACCCCGCCGTCATCAAGCCCCTCCAGGGCTCGTGGGGACGGCTGGTCACCGCCGTCCGGGACCGTCACGCCGCCGCGGCCGTGCTGGAGCACGTCGCCGCCCTGCCGTCCCCGCAGTCGCACATCGTCTACGTCCAGGAGTTCATCGACACGCCCGGACGCGACGTCCGGGCCATCGTGATCGGCGGGCGGCTCGTCGGCGCCGTGTACCGCAGCGCCGGCGAGGCGGCCGGCGGGTGGCGGGCGAACGTCGCTCTCGGCGCCACGACCGAGCGGTGCGCCGTCACCCCGGAGCTCGCGGAGCTGGCGGAGGAGGCCGCGCGGGTGGTCGGCGCCGACATCGCCGGCGTGGACCTGCTGGAGGAGCGCGGCGAGCGGCTGCTCGTCCTGGAGGTCAACTCCGGCGTGGAGTTCTCCGGCTTCCAGGAGGCGATGGGCGACACCGTGGACGTCGCCGACCAGATCGCCGGGTATGTCGCGGCGTGCCGGGAAGGGGTGTGGATGTGA
- the argC gene encoding N-acetyl-gamma-glutamyl-phosphate reductase: protein MIRVAVLGASGYIGGELLRILLGHPHVEVGAAASARLAGRRVDSAHPNLRSVCDLTFTHPDDLGAHDVLFAAIPHLESMRQAEALLERGRVLIDLTADFRLPDAATFERYYGVPHEARDLLGEFVFGLPETHRKELRDADRISVPGCMATAAILALHPAAEAGLLEPAVSVDARTGSSGSGRSSGLADSHSERSGALRVFAPSGHRHEAEITQETGLDVTMSATGIEAVRGVQVLCRGRLRGPVDEARLRETYRRCYGDEPFTRVVARRRGAYRLPEPKILSGSNFCDVGFVTGPVPGGGTTLHAPRNGEDGQALLVGALDNLVKGGAGNAVQCMNIRFGWPERTGLEFPGLHPI, encoded by the coding sequence GTGATCCGGGTCGCGGTCCTCGGCGCCTCCGGGTACATCGGGGGCGAGCTGCTGCGCATCCTGCTCGGCCATCCGCACGTCGAGGTGGGCGCCGCCGCGTCGGCGCGGCTCGCCGGGCGGCGCGTGGACTCCGCCCACCCGAACCTGCGGTCGGTCTGCGACCTGACCTTCACCCATCCCGACGACCTCGGCGCCCACGACGTGCTGTTCGCGGCCATCCCGCACCTGGAGAGCATGCGGCAGGCGGAGGCGCTGCTGGAGCGCGGGCGCGTCCTCATCGACCTGACCGCCGACTTCCGGCTGCCGGACGCGGCGACGTTCGAGCGCTACTACGGCGTCCCGCACGAGGCCCGCGACCTGCTCGGCGAGTTCGTGTTCGGGCTGCCGGAGACCCACCGCAAGGAGCTGCGCGACGCCGACCGGATCAGCGTCCCCGGCTGCATGGCCACCGCCGCGATCCTCGCGCTGCACCCCGCCGCCGAGGCGGGGCTCCTGGAGCCCGCGGTGTCGGTGGACGCGCGGACGGGGTCGAGCGGCTCGGGCCGGTCGAGCGGCCTCGCCGATTCCCATTCCGAGCGGTCGGGCGCGCTGCGGGTGTTCGCGCCGTCCGGCCACCGGCACGAGGCCGAGATCACCCAGGAGACCGGGCTGGACGTCACGATGAGCGCCACGGGGATCGAGGCCGTACGCGGCGTTCAGGTGCTGTGCCGGGGACGTCTCCGCGGGCCCGTGGACGAGGCCCGGCTGCGCGAGACCTACCGGCGGTGCTACGGCGACGAGCCGTTCACCCGGGTCGTCGCGCGGCGGCGCGGCGCCTACCGGCTGCCCGAGCCGAAGATCCTGTCCGGCTCCAACTTCTGCGACGTGGGCTTCGTGACCGGCCCGGTCCCTGGTGGGGGGACGACCCTCCACGCCCCCCGGAACGGCGAAGACGGCCAGGCCCTGCTGGTCGGCGCGCTGGACAACCTCGTCAAGGGCGGGGCCGGCAACGCCGTCCAGTGCATGAACATCCGGTTCGGCTGGCCCGAGCGGACCGGCCTGGAGTTCCCCGGCCTGCACCCGATCTGA
- a CDS encoding [LysW]-aminoadipate kinase: MTGITVIKCGGHAAVDPAAICADVAELYREGRRVVLAHGGSAEIEHLAGRLGVPLRRLVSPDGVSARYTDAATLEVVTMALTAGVKPRLSTALAGHGVPSVGLTGLDGVLRARRKPVHRAIVDGRQILVRDDHSGRVTSVDGELLTGLLDAGRVPVVSPPALAEDGAPVNADADRAAAAVAAALEAATLLLLTGAPGVLADAADERSVLPVYRVPATGAPADVSGGMRLKLVAAREALRAGVPRVLVADGRRPRPVLAALSGEATRIVLSEEKD; encoded by the coding sequence ATGACCGGCATCACGGTGATCAAATGCGGCGGCCACGCGGCCGTCGACCCGGCCGCCATCTGCGCGGACGTGGCCGAGCTGTACCGGGAGGGCCGCCGCGTCGTCCTGGCGCACGGCGGCTCCGCCGAGATCGAGCACCTGGCCGGGAGGCTGGGCGTCCCGCTGCGCCGCCTGGTCTCGCCGGACGGGGTGTCCGCCCGCTACACCGACGCGGCGACGCTGGAGGTCGTCACGATGGCGCTCACCGCCGGGGTCAAGCCCCGGCTGAGCACCGCCCTCGCCGGGCACGGGGTCCCCTCCGTCGGCTTGACCGGCCTGGACGGCGTCCTGCGCGCGCGCCGCAAGCCCGTGCACCGGGCCATCGTGGACGGGCGGCAGATACTCGTCCGCGACGACCACAGCGGGCGGGTGACGTCCGTCGACGGCGAGCTGCTGACCGGGCTGCTGGACGCCGGCCGCGTGCCGGTGGTGTCGCCGCCCGCGCTGGCCGAGGACGGCGCGCCCGTGAACGCCGACGCCGACCGGGCCGCGGCCGCGGTGGCGGCGGCGCTGGAGGCCGCGACGCTGCTCCTGCTGACCGGGGCGCCCGGAGTGCTCGCCGACGCCGCCGACGAGCGCAGCGTCCTGCCGGTCTACCGCGTGCCCGCAACCGGCGCGCCCGCCGACGTCTCGGGCGGGATGCGCCTCAAGCTCGTCGCCGCCCGCGAGGCGCTGCGGGCCGGGGTTCCGAGGGTCCTGGTGGCCGACGGCCGCCGCCCGCGCCCGGTGCTGGCGGCGCTGTCCGGCGAGGCGACCCGGATCGTCCTGAGTGAGGAGAAGGACTGA